In a single window of the Rhodothermales bacterium genome:
- a CDS encoding type II 3-dehydroquinate dehydratase, with the protein MKLLILNGPNLNLLGRREPEVYGSATLADVEADLRAAFPDLDLAFAQHNGEGALIDALHAAAADGTDGVVFNPGGYAHTSVALHDAVAAIDVPVVEVHISNVHAREPFRHRLLITPAVAGFIGGFGVAGYRLAVQHFVDSRA; encoded by the coding sequence GTGAAGCTGCTCATCCTCAACGGTCCCAACCTGAACCTGCTCGGCCGGCGCGAGCCCGAGGTCTACGGATCGGCCACGCTCGCCGATGTCGAGGCCGACCTGCGCGCGGCGTTCCCCGACCTCGACCTCGCGTTCGCGCAGCACAACGGCGAGGGCGCGCTCATCGACGCGCTGCACGCTGCCGCTGCCGATGGGACCGACGGCGTCGTGTTCAACCCCGGCGGCTACGCCCACACATCCGTGGCGCTGCACGACGCGGTGGCGGCGATCGACGTGCCCGTCGTGGAGGTGCACATCTCGAACGTGCACGCGCGCGAGCCCTTCCGCCACCGGCTGCTGATCACGCCGGCCGTCGCCGGGTTCATCGGCGGCTTCGGCGTGGCGGGGTACCGGCTGGCGGTTCAGCACTTCGTCGACTCGCGGGCGTAA
- a CDS encoding Rne/Rng family ribonuclease has protein sequence MSKEIIINVTGEHSRIAIVEDGELVELYIENPENVRTIGDIYLGKVRRILPGIKAAFVDIGQKQDAFLHFSDLSDNLQDLLELSDGKVLDWASKPLTKAPKQDESGGSDLELETPEEQRAARRRRDLNRTHGKGRRGRGRKQDAKPEADAKPETEASVPSEPAKAQDAKRSEAKPEKTGQRRAERERSESRRGQSHAEQSRHMDVAPPEPPTSVDLPGAPPPLLPPDAVTPPPQDAPAEVPAAEAPAAETRSETDEQPARPKKRRGRRGGRGRNRERAQRDEQQRDDTQQQDSPTETQSEAQDADATSAEADAEQRSTKPSRSRGGRSRGRKSTDRDDASRDEPNDGAEAQEPASEESSPRRSTPARQEKRSRQPEAERVPEAKADEPKPKKKQKAASTPSRSSRFVIDLTSKPASKSRRVDRDDIEEEEEEEENKSSRNRRRSGRRRSGRGRSGASAKKSDGGTSDSGKSSDDGAGGDGSSSKGRSSRSGRDRGGRSGRSSSNGSSGGSRPETYLKQDQKLVVKITKEPISSKGPRVSTDVSLAGRFLVLIPQADYVAVSKKIESAKERRRLRALARSLLPEGFGLIVRTVAEERDAKALDTDLRLLLEKWRKIEDQLKEKPKPPKPLYEDVNMVSSIIRDLFSEDYDRIVVDDPKVHRNVKNYVQAVAPQMAANVVLHKSKEHVFRTYKIERDVRAAFETRVPLPGGGYLFIEHTEAMHVVDVNSGRAGRGLSQEENSLRVNLESAKEIAKQLRLRDLGGIICVDFIDMRSHSARQKVYDELKKQFRKDRAVTKLLPMSDFGVVEITRQRLRPSITTTTNVDDLPPLEDLPLPEPQQAAAPAASAEPAGPAPTATEVMEKLERWLSTYRAEVQEQHRKRPILLRVHPFLAAYLDRGIPSTLTRWRFRTRLKFRLDVDEAADPLGFAVLDEKSGKNLTRKYDVDGRAEA, from the coding sequence ATGTCCAAGGAAATCATCATCAACGTGACGGGAGAGCACTCCCGCATCGCCATTGTGGAAGACGGGGAGCTGGTGGAGCTCTACATCGAGAACCCCGAGAACGTCCGCACCATCGGTGACATCTACCTCGGCAAGGTGCGCCGCATCCTGCCCGGGATCAAGGCCGCCTTCGTCGATATCGGCCAGAAGCAGGACGCGTTCCTCCACTTCTCCGACCTCTCGGACAACCTCCAGGACCTCCTCGAACTCTCCGACGGGAAGGTGCTCGACTGGGCCTCGAAGCCGCTGACGAAGGCTCCGAAGCAGGACGAGTCCGGCGGCTCGGACCTCGAACTCGAAACGCCTGAGGAGCAGCGCGCCGCCCGCCGCCGCCGCGACCTCAACCGGACCCACGGCAAGGGCCGACGCGGCCGGGGTCGGAAGCAGGACGCGAAGCCCGAAGCGGATGCGAAGCCTGAAACCGAGGCGTCCGTCCCGTCGGAGCCGGCGAAGGCGCAGGATGCGAAGCGGTCGGAGGCGAAGCCCGAGAAGACGGGGCAGCGCCGGGCCGAGCGCGAGCGCTCCGAGTCCCGCCGGGGGCAGAGCCACGCCGAGCAGAGCCGGCACATGGACGTGGCCCCGCCGGAGCCGCCCACGAGCGTGGACCTGCCGGGCGCGCCGCCGCCGCTCCTCCCGCCCGACGCCGTCACGCCGCCGCCGCAGGACGCGCCCGCCGAAGTGCCCGCCGCCGAAGCGCCTGCCGCCGAGACCCGTTCCGAGACCGACGAGCAGCCCGCCCGCCCGAAGAAGCGCCGGGGACGGCGCGGTGGCCGCGGCCGCAACCGGGAGCGCGCGCAGCGCGATGAGCAGCAGCGTGACGACACGCAGCAGCAGGACTCGCCCACCGAGACGCAGAGCGAGGCGCAGGACGCCGACGCGACCTCCGCCGAGGCGGACGCCGAGCAGCGCTCGACGAAGCCGTCGCGCAGCCGAGGCGGACGCTCGCGAGGCCGGAAATCCACCGACCGCGACGACGCATCCCGTGACGAGCCCAACGACGGTGCCGAGGCGCAGGAGCCGGCTTCCGAGGAGTCCTCGCCCCGCCGGTCCACACCAGCCCGGCAGGAGAAGCGTTCGCGTCAGCCCGAAGCCGAGCGCGTGCCGGAGGCGAAAGCCGACGAGCCGAAGCCGAAGAAGAAGCAGAAAGCGGCGAGCACTCCGTCCCGCTCCTCGCGCTTCGTAATCGATCTCACCTCGAAGCCCGCCTCAAAGTCGCGCCGCGTCGACCGCGACGACATCGAGGAGGAAGAGGAGGAGGAAGAGAACAAGTCCTCCCGCAACCGCCGCCGCAGTGGGCGCCGCCGGAGTGGCCGCGGGCGCAGCGGCGCGTCCGCGAAGAAGTCCGACGGCGGAACCTCCGACAGCGGGAAATCCAGCGACGACGGTGCGGGCGGCGACGGGTCCTCGTCGAAGGGCCGCAGCAGCCGGTCGGGTCGCGACCGGGGCGGCCGGAGCGGCCGCTCGTCGTCGAACGGGAGCTCCGGCGGTAGCCGTCCCGAGACGTACCTCAAGCAGGACCAGAAGCTCGTCGTCAAGATCACGAAGGAGCCGATCTCGTCGAAGGGGCCGCGCGTCTCGACCGACGTGTCGCTCGCGGGCCGCTTCCTCGTCCTCATCCCGCAGGCCGACTACGTCGCCGTGTCGAAGAAGATCGAGTCGGCGAAGGAGCGGCGGCGGCTGCGCGCCCTCGCCCGGTCGCTGTTGCCCGAGGGCTTCGGCCTCATCGTCCGCACCGTCGCCGAGGAGCGCGACGCGAAGGCGCTCGACACCGACCTCCGGCTACTCCTCGAGAAGTGGCGGAAGATCGAGGACCAGCTCAAGGAGAAGCCGAAGCCGCCGAAGCCGCTCTACGAGGACGTCAACATGGTGTCCTCCATCATCCGCGACCTCTTCTCCGAGGACTACGACCGCATCGTCGTGGACGACCCGAAGGTGCACCGCAACGTGAAGAACTACGTGCAGGCCGTGGCCCCGCAGATGGCGGCGAACGTCGTGCTGCACAAGAGCAAGGAGCACGTCTTCCGCACGTACAAGATCGAGCGCGACGTCCGCGCCGCCTTCGAGACGCGCGTGCCGCTGCCCGGTGGCGGCTACCTCTTCATCGAGCACACCGAGGCGATGCACGTCGTCGACGTGAACTCGGGCCGCGCCGGGCGCGGGCTCTCGCAGGAGGAGAACTCGCTCCGCGTCAACCTCGAATCCGCCAAAGAGATCGCCAAGCAGCTCCGGCTCCGCGACCTCGGCGGGATCATCTGCGTCGACTTCATCGACATGCGCAGCCACAGCGCGCGGCAGAAGGTCTACGACGAGCTGAAGAAGCAATTCCGGAAGGACCGCGCCGTCACGAAGCTGCTCCCGATGTCGGACTTCGGCGTCGTCGAGATCACGCGGCAGCGGCTCCGTCCGAGCATCACGACCACGACGAACGTCGACGACCTCCCGCCGCTCGAAGACCTCCCGCTCCCCGAGCCGCAGCAGGCCGCCGCGCCCGCCGCCTCGGCCGAGCCCGCCGGTCCGGCGCCGACGGCCACCGAGGTGATGGAGAAGCTGGAGCGCTGGCTGTCCACGTACCGGGCCGAGGTGCAGGAGCAGCACCGGAAGCGGCCGATCCTCCTCCGCGTCCACCCCTTCCTCGCGGCGTACCTCGACCGCGGCATCCCGAGCACGCTCACGCGTTGGCGCTTCCGCACCCGCCTCAAGTTCCGGCTCGACGTGGACGAGGCGGCCGACCCCCTCGGCTTCGCCGTCCTCGACGAGAAGTCGGGCAAGAACCTCACGCGGAAGTACGACGTGGACGGGCGGGCGGAGGCATAG
- the murJ gene encoding murein biosynthesis integral membrane protein MurJ, producing the protein MPRPPDERLPDDLPDDPPRRSPGGDELEPAASPSADATPEGASEAAFEAEASLIAEGKAPGTEQMSEAERSESAAGLVAGGIFLSRIIGFVRERAIGYFFGVGAHADVFRVALRAPNLLQNLLGEGTISAAFIPIYSRMLEEGRPEDAGRFAGAVLGLLTALVAVLVAAGILLAEPLTALLQPGWLTDAEKVIAGELSVNRFDLAVSAIRITFPMTGVLVLSAWALGVLNSHRRFFLPYFAPVLWNVAIVVSMVFVGFTVFEDPFGLAELDVVPVPALNRLLFAGLIGAAVGGVLQFGVQIPAVLNVIRGFRFSVSTKVEGVKQSFRAFLPVLAGRGVYQISGYIDLLLAGFLAAGAIAALTSAQVLYMLPISLFAMSVAASELPELSRLSGERRDVFLQRIDRSVRQILYMVIATAVAYLGFGFLVVATLYQTGRFGLEDTWLVYFVLAAFTPGLVATTMGRLLQNAFYALDDTKTPAKVAVVRVVVSIVLGASLMFALEPSALADLLSAVFGGSYDGLRPDDPLTVPGFVGIAQEGRPLLFGAVGLALGASVAAWVELWQLVRALRRRVPQFGLPWGRMLQMLGLAGLAAIPAVLLRWLVPAEPFPVWLYGPAILGVFGVGYLALGHVLGFEEGESWVGKFTRRFKKG; encoded by the coding sequence ATGCCCCGCCCACCTGACGAGCGCCTCCCCGACGACCTCCCCGACGATCCGCCGCGCCGCTCGCCCGGTGGTGACGAGCTGGAGCCCGCGGCGTCGCCCAGTGCTGACGCCACGCCGGAGGGCGCGTCCGAGGCAGCGTTCGAAGCCGAGGCGTCGCTAATCGCGGAGGGGAAGGCGCCGGGCACCGAGCAGATGTCCGAAGCGGAGCGCAGCGAGAGCGCGGCCGGCCTCGTCGCCGGCGGCATCTTCCTCAGCCGGATCATCGGGTTCGTCCGCGAGCGCGCGATCGGCTACTTCTTCGGCGTCGGCGCCCACGCCGACGTGTTCCGCGTGGCCCTCCGCGCGCCGAACCTGCTGCAGAACCTCCTCGGGGAGGGGACGATCTCGGCGGCGTTCATCCCGATCTACAGCCGGATGCTGGAAGAGGGACGGCCCGAGGATGCGGGGCGCTTCGCCGGGGCGGTGCTCGGCTTGCTGACGGCGCTCGTCGCCGTGCTCGTGGCGGCAGGTATCCTGCTGGCCGAGCCGCTGACGGCCCTCCTCCAGCCGGGCTGGCTCACGGATGCCGAGAAGGTGATCGCCGGCGAGCTGTCGGTCAACCGGTTCGACCTCGCCGTGAGCGCTATCCGCATCACGTTCCCGATGACAGGCGTGCTCGTGCTCAGCGCGTGGGCGCTCGGCGTGCTCAACAGCCACCGCCGGTTCTTCTTGCCCTACTTCGCCCCCGTGCTGTGGAACGTCGCGATCGTCGTGTCGATGGTCTTCGTCGGGTTCACCGTGTTCGAGGACCCGTTCGGCCTCGCCGAACTCGACGTGGTGCCGGTTCCGGCGCTGAACCGGCTGCTCTTCGCCGGCCTCATCGGCGCGGCCGTGGGCGGCGTGTTGCAGTTCGGCGTCCAAATCCCAGCCGTCCTCAACGTGATCCGCGGCTTCCGCTTTTCCGTGTCGACGAAGGTGGAGGGGGTGAAGCAGAGCTTCCGCGCGTTCCTCCCCGTGCTCGCCGGCCGCGGCGTCTACCAGATCTCGGGCTACATCGACCTCTTGCTCGCGGGCTTCCTCGCCGCCGGCGCGATCGCCGCGCTGACGAGCGCCCAAGTGCTCTACATGCTGCCGATCTCGCTTTTCGCAATGAGCGTTGCCGCGAGCGAATTGCCCGAGCTCTCCCGCCTCTCCGGCGAGCGCCGCGACGTGTTCCTCCAGCGGATCGACCGCTCCGTCCGGCAGATCCTCTACATGGTCATCGCGACGGCCGTCGCCTACCTCGGCTTCGGCTTCCTCGTCGTCGCCACGCTCTACCAGACGGGCCGGTTCGGGCTCGAAGACACGTGGCTCGTCTACTTCGTCCTCGCCGCCTTCACCCCCGGCCTCGTCGCGACGACGATGGGGCGCCTGCTGCAGAACGCGTTCTACGCCCTCGACGACACGAAGACGCCCGCGAAGGTCGCCGTCGTCCGCGTCGTCGTCTCGATCGTGCTCGGCGCGTCGCTGATGTTCGCGCTCGAACCGTCGGCGCTCGCCGACCTCCTCTCGGCCGTCTTCGGCGGCAGCTACGACGGCCTCCGGCCGGACGACCCGCTGACGGTGCCGGGCTTCGTCGGGATCGCGCAGGAGGGGCGCCCGCTACTCTTCGGCGCCGTCGGCCTCGCGCTCGGGGCGAGCGTGGCGGCGTGGGTGGAGCTGTGGCAGCTCGTCCGCGCGCTCCGCCGCCGCGTGCCCCAGTTCGGGCTGCCGTGGGGGCGGATGCTGCAGATGCTCGGCCTCGCCGGGCTCGCCGCGATCCCCGCCGTCCTGCTACGCTGGCTCGTCCCGGCCGAGCCCTTCCCGGTCTGGCTCTACGGCCCCGCGATCCTCGGCGTCTTCGGCGTCGGGTACCTCGCGCTCGGCCACGTCCTCGGCTTCGAGGAGGGCGAGTCGTGGGTCGGCAAGTTCACGCGGCGCTTCAAGAAGGGGTAG
- a CDS encoding metal-dependent hydrolase, whose product MAGYKGHLAGAMAFFGVYFAGLVFVFSVDQAYQRFSELELIGVPAVLFGLCLMFGLWPDVDTNSKGQNLFYSIFFTIDVVLIVMREFQWAAYLGLFAILPVLGKHRGWTHTYWAMLLIPSPLLVLPYLLFPERPFAGLPFYGAAVVGYFSHLFMDGLVIPFPRRARR is encoded by the coding sequence GTGGCTGGATACAAAGGACACCTCGCCGGCGCGATGGCCTTCTTCGGGGTCTACTTCGCGGGACTCGTCTTCGTCTTCTCCGTCGACCAGGCGTACCAGCGTTTCAGCGAGCTGGAGCTGATCGGCGTGCCGGCCGTGCTCTTCGGGCTGTGCCTGATGTTCGGGCTGTGGCCGGACGTGGACACGAACTCGAAGGGGCAGAACCTCTTCTACTCCATCTTCTTCACGATCGACGTCGTGCTCATCGTGATGCGGGAGTTCCAGTGGGCGGCGTACCTCGGGCTCTTCGCGATTCTCCCGGTCCTCGGCAAGCACCGCGGGTGGACGCACACATACTGGGCGATGCTGCTGATTCCGTCGCCGCTCCTCGTCCTGCCCTACCTTCTCTTCCCCGAGCGGCCGTTCGCCGGGCTCCCGTTCTACGGGGCCGCCGTCGTCGGCTACTTCTCGCACCTCTTCATGGACGGCCTCGTGATCCCCTTCCCCCGCCGTGCCCGCCGCTGA
- a CDS encoding MBL fold metallo-hydrolase, producing MSLALRVTLLGTGTSTGVPVIGCRCRVCTSEDPRDTRTRCAAHVEVETPGGPLHFVIDTGPDFRQQALRHAIPRVDAVLFTHHHFDHVVGIDDLRPYFFENRAPIPCYADAGTADTLRRMFQYIFDRTYPGASLLELHEVDGPFTVRGRYDAAAAVEVVPLQAFHGKLPILGYRIGGFAYLTDVSRVPDETLAHLGGLDVLVLDALRRTPHPTHLSIDEAVALADRVGARQTYFTHMTHSVLHAEEDALLEREPGPTVALGFDGLTFEAGL from the coding sequence GTGTCTCTGGCCCTCCGCGTCACCCTCCTCGGCACCGGCACCTCGACGGGCGTCCCCGTCATCGGCTGCCGCTGCCGCGTCTGCACCTCGGAGGACCCCCGCGACACGCGGACGCGCTGCGCGGCCCACGTCGAGGTCGAGACCCCGGGCGGCCCGCTCCACTTCGTGATCGACACCGGGCCGGACTTCCGGCAGCAGGCGCTCCGCCACGCGATCCCCCGCGTCGACGCCGTGCTCTTCACGCACCATCACTTCGACCACGTCGTCGGCATCGACGACCTCCGGCCGTACTTCTTCGAGAACCGCGCGCCGATCCCGTGCTACGCCGACGCGGGCACGGCCGACACGCTCCGCCGGATGTTCCAGTACATCTTCGACCGGACGTATCCCGGCGCGTCGCTGCTGGAACTGCACGAAGTCGACGGGCCGTTCACCGTGCGCGGCCGGTACGACGCGGCGGCGGCGGTCGAGGTCGTCCCGCTGCAGGCGTTCCACGGGAAGCTCCCGATCCTCGGGTACCGCATCGGCGGGTTCGCGTACCTCACCGACGTCAGCCGCGTGCCCGACGAGACGCTCGCGCACCTCGGCGGGCTCGACGTGCTCGTGCTCGACGCGCTCCGCCGCACGCCGCACCCGACCCACCTCAGCATCGACGAGGCCGTGGCCTTGGCCGACCGCGTCGGCGCGCGGCAGACGTACTTTACGCACATGACCCACAGCGTCCTCCACGCCGAGGAGGACGCCTTGCTCGAACGCGAACCCGGACCCACCGTCGCCCTCGGCTTCGACGGGCTGACGTTCGAAGCGGGCCTGTAG